In a genomic window of Myxococcales bacterium:
- a CDS encoding ATP-binding cassette domain-containing protein produces the protein MRVWRAFTRKPALVRAVEDVSLTIAAGETLGLVGESGCGKSTLGRTVLRLLAPTAGAIRFDGVDVARLSESAMRPLRRKMQMIFQDPYASLNPRMSVGTAVAEPLVIHQPQLGRSARADKVAALLARVGLPADAAARFPHEFSGGQRQRIGIARALAVEPTFVVCDEPISALDVSIQAQIVNLLQDLQAADHLTYLFISHDLKIVQHLCDRVAVMYLGRVVELAAAAELYRSPRHPYTRALLSAVPVADPSAAARRQRIVLTGDVPSPLAPPPGCAFHPRCPIPNKPPECFTLIPPARLLGGALVACHVAEA, from the coding sequence GTGCGGGTCTGGCGGGCGTTCACGCGCAAGCCGGCGCTGGTGCGCGCGGTCGAGGACGTGTCGCTGACGATCGCCGCCGGCGAGACCCTGGGCCTGGTCGGCGAGTCCGGCTGCGGCAAGTCGACGCTCGGGCGCACCGTGCTGCGGCTGCTCGCGCCGACCGCGGGCGCGATCCGGTTCGACGGCGTCGACGTGGCCCGCCTGTCCGAGTCGGCGATGCGGCCGCTGCGCCGCAAGATGCAGATGATCTTCCAGGACCCGTACGCGTCGCTCAACCCGCGCATGAGCGTGGGCACCGCCGTCGCCGAGCCGCTCGTGATCCACCAGCCGCAGCTCGGGCGCAGCGCGCGCGCCGACAAGGTCGCGGCGCTGCTCGCGCGCGTGGGCCTGCCGGCCGACGCCGCGGCCCGCTTCCCGCACGAGTTCTCGGGCGGCCAGCGCCAGCGCATCGGCATCGCCCGGGCCCTCGCGGTCGAGCCGACCTTCGTCGTGTGCGACGAGCCGATCAGCGCGCTCGACGTGTCGATCCAGGCGCAGATCGTCAACCTGCTCCAGGACCTCCAGGCCGCCGATCACCTCACCTACCTGTTCATCAGCCACGACCTCAAGATCGTGCAGCACCTGTGCGATCGGGTCGCGGTCATGTACCTGGGCCGCGTGGTCGAGCTGGCCGCCGCGGCCGAGCTGTACCGCTCGCCGCGGCACCCGTACACCCGCGCGCTCCTGTCGGCGGTGCCGGTCGCCGATCCCAGCGCGGCCGCGCGCCGCCAGCGCATCGTCCTGACCGGCGACGTGCCCAGCCCGCTGGCGCCGCCGCCCGGCTGCGCGTTCCACCCGCGCTGCCCGATCCCGAACAAGCCGCCCGAGTGTTTCACCCTCATCCCACCGGCCCGCCTGCTCGGCGGCGCGCTGGTGGCGTGCCACGTCGCCGAGGCATGA
- a CDS encoding ABC transporter ATP-binding protein translates to MGEPLLEIRDLVTEFRTDRGTVRAVDGVSFAIPRGQTLGVVGESGCGKSVTALSVMRLVATPPGRIASGSIRYAGKDLLALSERDMRAIRGDRIGMIFQEPMTSLNPVFTVGDQVAEAVRLHQGKSRKEARAVAIEMLAKVGIPAPEHRVDDYPHQLSGGMRQRVMIAMALACKPDLLIADEPTTALDVTIQAQILELLRALQADLGMSILLITHDLGVVAETCDEVIVMYAGRVVEQAPTTSLFAQPRHHYTAGLLRSIPSYAPAGADAGAPATAAPGQRKRLTEIAGMVPPLYALPVGCKFVDRCGAAIARCHEVEPALVELAPRHLVRCHVPVEGPS, encoded by the coding sequence ATGGGCGAGCCCTTGCTGGAGATCCGTGACCTGGTCACGGAGTTCCGGACCGACCGGGGCACGGTCCGGGCGGTCGACGGGGTGTCGTTCGCCATCCCGCGCGGCCAGACCCTGGGCGTGGTCGGCGAGTCGGGCTGCGGCAAGTCGGTGACGGCGCTGTCGGTGATGCGGCTGGTGGCGACGCCGCCGGGCCGGATCGCCAGCGGCAGCATCCGCTACGCCGGCAAGGATCTGCTGGCGCTGTCCGAGCGCGACATGCGCGCCATCCGAGGCGATCGCATCGGCATGATCTTCCAGGAGCCGATGACCTCGCTCAACCCGGTGTTCACCGTCGGTGACCAGGTGGCCGAGGCGGTGCGCCTGCACCAGGGCAAGTCGCGCAAGGAGGCGCGCGCGGTCGCGATCGAGATGCTGGCCAAGGTCGGCATCCCCGCGCCCGAGCACCGCGTCGACGACTACCCGCACCAGCTCTCCGGCGGCATGCGCCAGCGCGTGATGATCGCGATGGCGCTGGCGTGCAAGCCCGACCTGCTGATCGCCGACGAGCCGACCACCGCGCTCGACGTGACGATCCAGGCGCAGATCCTCGAGCTCCTGCGCGCGCTCCAGGCCGACCTCGGCATGAGCATCCTGCTGATCACCCACGATCTGGGCGTCGTCGCCGAGACCTGCGACGAGGTGATCGTCATGTACGCCGGGCGCGTGGTCGAGCAGGCGCCGACGACGAGCCTGTTCGCGCAGCCGCGCCACCACTACACCGCGGGCCTGTTGCGCTCGATCCCCAGCTACGCGCCGGCCGGCGCCGATGCCGGCGCCCCGGCGACCGCGGCGCCCGGTCAGCGCAAGCGCCTCACCGAGATCGCCGGCATGGTGCCGCCGCTGTACGCGCTGCCGGTCGGCTGCAAGTTCGTCGACCGCTGCGGCGCGGCGATCGCGCGCTGCCACGAGGTCGAGCCGGCGCTGGTCGAGCTGGCGCCGCGCCACCTGGTGCGCTGCCACGTGCCGGTCGAGGGCCCGTCGTGA